A single region of the Polymorphum gilvum SL003B-26A1 genome encodes:
- a CDS encoding DUF1127 domain-containing protein translates to MTTYEDREIGRVRAAGLAGVGLALLRALGERLRAWRRRRRTMLALDRLDDRSLWDIGLTRTSTGYARLAREPGDNYHTPRGLRRP, encoded by the coding sequence ATGACGACATATGAGGACAGGGAAATCGGCCGGGTCCGTGCTGCCGGGCTGGCCGGTGTGGGATTGGCACTGCTGCGCGCGCTTGGCGAACGGCTGCGGGCCTGGCGGCGGCGGCGCCGGACGATGCTGGCACTCGACCGCCTGGATGACCGGTCGCTGTGGGACATCGGCCTCACGCGCACGTCCACCGGCTATGCGCGCCTCGCCCGCGAGCCGGGGGACAACTACCACACGCCGCGCGGTCTCCGCCGACCGTGA
- a CDS encoding complex I NDUFA9 subunit family protein, whose amino-acid sequence MTTALNGKLVTVFGGSGFVGRHVVQALARRGYRIRAAVRRPDLAEHLQPLGAVGQIMPVQANLRYRWSVDRAVEGADAVVNLVGILYESGKQSFDSVQAFGSRAIAEAARAAGLGAVTHVSAIGADPRSPSAYARSKAAGEAAVLETLPDSVILRPSIIFGPEDDFFNRFAAMARLSPVLPLVGGGETRFQPVYVGDVAAAVAKAVDGEARAGTVYELGGPEVKSFKECLELMLKITRRQRLLIPLPFGVAELQARILQMLPRPLLTVDQVRLLKSDNVVSAEAERDGRTLTGLGIAPSTLAAILPTYLERFRQHGQYDAHRAA is encoded by the coding sequence ATGACCACGGCGCTCAACGGAAAACTGGTAACGGTGTTCGGCGGCTCGGGTTTCGTCGGCCGCCATGTGGTGCAGGCGCTGGCGCGCCGGGGCTACCGGATCCGCGCCGCCGTGCGCCGGCCTGACCTGGCCGAACACCTGCAGCCGCTTGGCGCCGTCGGCCAGATCATGCCGGTCCAGGCCAACCTGCGCTACCGCTGGTCGGTCGACCGGGCGGTCGAGGGCGCGGATGCCGTGGTCAACCTGGTCGGCATCCTCTACGAATCCGGCAAGCAGAGCTTCGATTCGGTGCAGGCCTTCGGGTCGCGCGCGATCGCTGAAGCCGCTCGCGCCGCCGGACTGGGCGCGGTGACCCACGTCTCGGCCATCGGCGCGGATCCCCGCTCGCCGTCCGCCTATGCCCGTTCCAAGGCCGCCGGCGAGGCGGCCGTGCTCGAAACGCTGCCCGACAGTGTCATCCTCCGGCCGTCGATCATCTTCGGGCCGGAAGACGATTTCTTCAATCGTTTCGCGGCGATGGCCCGGCTGTCGCCGGTCTTGCCGCTGGTCGGCGGCGGCGAGACGAGGTTCCAGCCGGTCTATGTCGGTGACGTCGCCGCCGCGGTCGCCAAGGCGGTCGACGGTGAGGCGCGGGCGGGGACGGTGTACGAACTGGGCGGGCCGGAGGTGAAGAGCTTCAAGGAATGCCTGGAGCTGATGCTCAAGATCACCCGGCGCCAGCGCCTGCTCATACCGCTGCCCTTCGGCGTCGCCGAACTGCAAGCGCGTATCCTACAGATGCTGCCCAGGCCGCTGCTGACGGTCGATCAGGTGCGCCTGCTGAAATCCGACAACGTCGTGTCGGCGGAGGCCGAGCGCGACGGGCGGACGCTGACCGGGCTCGGCATCGCGCCGTCGACGCTGGCGGCGATCCTGCCGACTTATCTGGAACGGTTCCGCCAGCACGGCCAGTACGACGCCCACCGCGCCGCCTGA
- a CDS encoding helix-turn-helix transcriptional regulator has product MNPIERALGILLLLSGGKLVPATRLAERFEVSLRTIYRDVDRLLALGVPIEAERGAEGGYRLAKGYLQPPVALTRSETAALLVALALVRGIRATPLAGDLETAERKLVASLPRSVHDLLVDAERIIGIEPTPPDLFHAGTRVEPSADWQKALDGFMTGLLAGRRVRFEHHNPAREAPRDHEVEPYGILFDRDLWYLAGRSVDADDLRIYRADRIRNIEVSGLRFRPNKDFSVQSLLGGAWLSRAMRRWEREDAIAQIRVSGGQALRLSQDWYYRHAVFTPADGGRVLISIPDTSRDRLLPLIRWLGPGAELVEPAALRSELAEELKAMARSHREGGGAAP; this is encoded by the coding sequence ATGAACCCGATCGAACGCGCCCTCGGCATCCTGCTGCTGCTGTCCGGCGGCAAGCTGGTCCCGGCGACCCGGCTGGCGGAGCGATTCGAGGTGTCGCTGAGGACGATCTACCGGGACGTCGACCGGCTGCTGGCGCTCGGGGTGCCGATCGAAGCGGAGCGGGGCGCCGAAGGCGGCTACCGGCTGGCGAAGGGCTACCTCCAGCCGCCGGTGGCGTTGACGCGCAGCGAGACGGCGGCCCTGCTGGTCGCCCTGGCGCTGGTGCGCGGCATCCGGGCGACGCCGCTCGCAGGCGACCTGGAGACGGCCGAACGCAAGCTGGTGGCGTCGCTGCCGCGCAGCGTGCACGACCTGCTGGTCGATGCGGAGCGCATCATCGGCATCGAGCCGACGCCGCCCGACCTGTTCCATGCCGGCACCCGGGTCGAACCCTCGGCCGACTGGCAGAAGGCGCTCGACGGCTTCATGACCGGGCTGCTGGCGGGCCGGCGGGTGCGTTTCGAGCATCACAATCCGGCGCGCGAGGCGCCGCGGGATCACGAGGTGGAGCCCTACGGCATCCTGTTCGACCGCGACCTGTGGTACCTCGCCGGGCGGTCGGTGGACGCGGACGACCTGCGCATCTACCGGGCGGACCGGATCCGCAACATCGAGGTCAGCGGGCTCCGGTTCCGACCCAACAAGGACTTTTCGGTGCAGAGCCTGCTCGGCGGAGCGTGGCTGTCGCGGGCGATGCGGCGGTGGGAGCGGGAGGACGCGATCGCGCAGATCCGCGTCAGCGGCGGGCAGGCTCTCAGGCTGTCCCAGGACTGGTACTACCGCCATGCCGTGTTCACGCCCGCCGACGGCGGGCGGGTGCTGATCAGCATCCCCGACACCAGCCGCGACCGGCTGCTGCCGCTGATCCGCTGGCTCGGGCCGGGGGCCGAGCTGGTCGAGCCGGCAGCCCTGCGGAGCGAACTCGCCGAAGAGCTCAAGGCCATGGCGCGCAGCCACCGGGAGGGCGGCGGCGCTGCGCCCTGA